A region of Chitinophaga horti DNA encodes the following proteins:
- a CDS encoding aspartate-semialdehyde dehydrogenase has protein sequence MKVAVVGATGLVGTKMLQVLEERNFPVTELIPVASEKSVGKEVTFKGKPYKVVNADTAISMKPAVALFSAGGSTSLEWAPKFAEAGITVIDNSSAWRMDPTKKLVVPEINGDALTPEDKIIANPNCSTIQMVLVLEPLHKLYNINRVVVSTYQSVTGTGVKAVDQLMNERKGVEGPKAYAHTIDLNVIPQIDVFLENGYTKEEMKMVKETKKIMRDDNIKVTATTVRIPVMGGHSESVNIEFGKEFELADVRKSLETAPGLVVVDDPANAKYPMPKDAHERDEVFVGRIRRDESQDKTLNLWIVADNLRKGAATNAVQIAEYLHQQKWIS, from the coding sequence ATGAAAGTAGCCGTAGTAGGGGCCACCGGTCTGGTAGGCACCAAAATGTTGCAAGTGCTCGAGGAAAGAAATTTCCCGGTAACAGAACTTATTCCTGTAGCGTCTGAAAAGTCTGTAGGCAAGGAAGTAACATTTAAGGGCAAGCCATATAAGGTGGTGAATGCCGATACAGCTATTTCTATGAAGCCGGCCGTAGCCTTGTTTTCTGCCGGTGGCAGCACCTCCCTGGAGTGGGCGCCTAAATTTGCCGAAGCGGGTATCACCGTTATCGACAACTCTTCTGCATGGCGTATGGACCCTACCAAAAAACTGGTAGTACCTGAAATCAATGGTGACGCACTCACACCCGAAGACAAGATTATTGCCAATCCTAACTGTTCTACCATTCAAATGGTGTTGGTATTAGAGCCGCTGCATAAATTGTACAATATCAATCGTGTAGTCGTGTCCACTTATCAATCTGTAACAGGTACAGGTGTGAAAGCAGTTGATCAGTTAATGAATGAGCGTAAAGGCGTTGAAGGCCCTAAAGCTTACGCACATACTATTGACCTGAACGTTATTCCGCAGATCGACGTGTTCCTCGAAAATGGTTATACCAAAGAGGAAATGAAGATGGTAAAGGAAACGAAAAAGATCATGCGCGACGATAACATCAAAGTAACTGCTACTACTGTACGTATCCCGGTAATGGGTGGTCACAGCGAATCAGTGAACATTGAGTTTGGAAAAGAATTTGAACTGGCCGATGTTCGTAAAAGCCTGGAAACCGCGCCAGGACTGGTAGTGGTAGATGATCCTGCAAATGCAAAATACCCGATGCCGAAAGATGCGCACGAGCGTGACGAGGTATTTGTAGGTCGTATTCGCCGCGATGAATCGCAGGATAAAACATTAAACCTCTGGATAGTAGCCGACAACCTTCGTAAGGGAGCGGCCACCAATGCCGTGCAGATCGCCGAGTACCTGCATCAGCAAAAGTGGATAAGCTAA
- a CDS encoding S1/P1 nuclease, translating into MNKYFQYCGKLCGLALLMVLFLGKAHAWGPIGHRVVGEIATNHLSAKAKKGIAALIGRETLAMISNWPDFIKSDTTNKYSHTSKWHYVDFPGNISRAELERDLKAMKGENLYTQILATTKQLKDPSLSKEKKVEALKWLVHLVGDLHQPLHVGRDEDQGGNKISIFWFDRPSNLHRLWDEHLIEFQQYSYTEYTRILDIASPAQVKAYQGGSVIDWLYESHVLSDKVYARTKDQEKLSYRYNYIFVNDLNNQLLKGGLRLAAILNGIYGE; encoded by the coding sequence ATGAACAAATACTTCCAATATTGTGGAAAGCTGTGCGGCCTGGCGTTACTTATGGTTTTATTCTTAGGCAAAGCCCATGCCTGGGGACCGATCGGCCACCGAGTGGTAGGTGAAATCGCAACAAATCACCTGAGCGCAAAGGCGAAAAAGGGTATCGCCGCCCTGATTGGCCGCGAAACACTGGCCATGATATCTAACTGGCCCGACTTTATTAAATCTGACACCACCAATAAATATAGCCACACTTCTAAATGGCATTATGTGGATTTTCCCGGCAACATTTCCCGCGCCGAGTTGGAGAGAGACCTGAAGGCCATGAAAGGTGAGAACCTTTACACGCAGATCCTGGCCACCACCAAACAGCTTAAAGACCCATCCTTATCCAAAGAAAAAAAGGTAGAGGCTTTGAAGTGGCTCGTACACCTGGTGGGTGACCTGCACCAGCCTTTACATGTGGGCAGGGATGAGGACCAGGGAGGTAACAAAATCAGTATCTTCTGGTTCGACCGCCCGTCAAACCTGCATCGTTTGTGGGACGAGCACCTGATCGAGTTCCAGCAGTACAGCTACACTGAGTACACCAGAATTCTGGACATTGCCTCGCCGGCACAGGTAAAAGCTTACCAGGGCGGCTCCGTGATCGACTGGCTGTATGAATCGCATGTATTGTCCGACAAGGTGTATGCACGCACCAAGGACCAGGAGAAACTGAGCTACCGTTACAATTACATCTTTGTAAACGATCTTAATAATCAACTGCTGAAAGGTGGCCTGCGACTGGCGGCTATTTTGAACGGCATCTACGGGGAGTAG
- a CDS encoding porin: protein MKKVVLTLLAASWAYYAQAQDSTRLLPEGLKISASADVYYKFNINENVSDNKTSFTNSHNSFELGMASLKLEHSFKNVGFVADLGFGKRAEEFSYNDDNTRFAIKQLNVHYSPASWLKFTLGAYGTHVGYELVDAYLNRNYSMSYMFSYGPFFHTGVKADMSFGAHSFMVGVFNPTDLKSASFTNNKYVGAQWGFSPSSVPFKFYLNYIGGRDTFQVRNDQFDAVITYQATSKFGIGYNGTVSHYKNGESYDWWGSALYLNVDPTESFGLTLRSEYFSDKDGLKIFTDPVKYDDGGGVMAFTLSANYKVGGFTLVPEFRLDQASEELFSKGDVAKKATANFLLAAIYKF from the coding sequence ATGAAGAAAGTTGTATTGACTTTACTGGCTGCTTCATGGGCTTACTATGCCCAGGCGCAGGACTCTACCCGTCTGTTACCGGAAGGATTGAAAATTTCAGCATCCGCGGATGTATATTACAAATTCAACATCAACGAAAACGTTTCGGATAACAAAACGAGCTTTACCAATTCGCATAACTCATTCGAGTTAGGTATGGCTTCGTTAAAATTAGAGCACTCATTTAAAAACGTAGGTTTCGTGGCCGATCTGGGCTTCGGTAAACGTGCGGAGGAGTTTTCTTACAATGATGATAACACGAGGTTTGCGATCAAGCAACTGAATGTGCATTATTCTCCGGCTTCCTGGTTGAAGTTTACCTTGGGTGCTTATGGCACACACGTGGGCTACGAACTGGTGGACGCTTACCTGAACCGCAACTACAGCATGTCCTACATGTTCTCGTACGGTCCGTTTTTTCACACGGGTGTAAAGGCGGATATGAGCTTTGGTGCGCATAGTTTCATGGTAGGGGTGTTCAATCCCACCGATCTTAAATCTGCTTCGTTCACTAACAACAAGTATGTGGGCGCACAGTGGGGCTTTTCGCCGTCCAGCGTGCCTTTCAAGTTTTACCTGAACTACATTGGCGGTCGCGATACCTTCCAGGTACGTAACGACCAGTTCGATGCGGTGATCACTTACCAGGCTACCTCGAAATTCGGCATCGGTTATAATGGTACCGTTAGCCATTATAAAAACGGTGAATCCTACGACTGGTGGGGTTCTGCGCTGTACCTGAACGTGGACCCGACCGAAAGCTTCGGACTTACGCTTCGCAGCGAGTACTTCTCTGACAAAGACGGTCTTAAAATTTTCACCGATCCTGTGAAGTACGACGACGGCGGGGGGGTAATGGCATTCACTTTATCGGCTAACTACAAGGTTGGCGGGTTTACGCTGGTGCCGGAGTTCCGGCTTGACCAGGCGTCGGAGGAGTTGTTCTCCAAAGGCGACGTAGCGAAGAAGGCGACTGCTAACTTCCTGCTGGCGGCTATCTACAAATTTTAA
- a CDS encoding MATE family efflux transporter translates to MQQVTGSTRKGNFFKLLKESIVGGEQEYTSGSIDRAIFLLAVPMVLEMVMESTFALVDIFFVGKLGKAAVASVGLTESVLTLVYSLAMGLSMASTAVVARRTGEKDPEGAAHAAMQAIYLMIGMSVLISLAGIFFADDILLLMGAGADVIREGHNYARIMLTGNAVIMLLFLINGIFRGAGNAAIAMKSLIIANVLNILLCPALIYGFGPLPALGLDGAAIGTTIGRGIGVLYQVWHLFIKKNGIHIAARHLGFDMAVVRRIIKIAAGGTAQFLIGSASWIFLIRIISIFGEEALAGYTIAIRMVIFTMLPAWGLANAAATLVGQNLGAKLPDRAEKSVWRAAFFNMIFLGLVSVVYMIGAPAMMTFFTQDDEVLRYGAQCLRLVTIAYIFYGYGMVIAQAFNGAGDTRTPTVINIFGFWCFQIPLAYVLAVPLGLGPAGVFIAISAAESAIALAGIIIFRKGRWKQVKV, encoded by the coding sequence ATGCAACAGGTTACCGGATCAACCCGTAAAGGGAATTTTTTTAAGTTATTAAAAGAGTCAATTGTAGGAGGCGAACAGGAGTATACATCGGGTAGTATCGACAGGGCTATATTTCTACTGGCAGTACCCATGGTGCTGGAAATGGTGATGGAGTCTACGTTCGCACTGGTCGATATTTTCTTTGTAGGCAAACTGGGTAAGGCGGCAGTAGCGAGTGTAGGGCTTACCGAATCGGTGCTTACATTGGTGTACTCATTGGCAATGGGGTTAAGTATGGCCTCCACCGCCGTAGTGGCTCGTCGTACAGGGGAGAAGGATCCTGAAGGTGCAGCCCATGCTGCCATGCAGGCCATCTACCTGATGATAGGCATGTCTGTCCTGATAAGTTTAGCAGGTATTTTCTTTGCAGATGACATCCTGCTGCTCATGGGGGCGGGGGCCGACGTTATTCGCGAGGGGCATAATTATGCGCGCATCATGCTCACGGGTAATGCGGTGATCATGCTGCTCTTCCTTATCAACGGTATTTTCCGCGGCGCAGGTAACGCCGCTATCGCCATGAAATCACTGATCATTGCGAACGTACTGAACATCCTGTTGTGCCCTGCGCTCATTTATGGGTTTGGCCCATTGCCGGCTTTAGGGCTGGATGGCGCGGCTATTGGTACAACGATCGGTCGCGGTATTGGGGTGCTTTACCAGGTGTGGCATTTATTTATTAAGAAAAACGGCATTCACATTGCGGCGCGGCACCTCGGGTTTGATATGGCTGTAGTGCGACGGATCATCAAGATCGCCGCCGGCGGTACGGCGCAGTTCCTGATCGGCTCCGCCAGCTGGATCTTCCTCATTCGTATTATTTCCATTTTTGGCGAAGAAGCCCTTGCCGGTTACACGATCGCGATACGCATGGTAATATTTACCATGCTGCCCGCATGGGGATTAGCCAATGCTGCCGCTACGCTCGTGGGGCAAAACCTCGGGGCAAAACTGCCGGATAGGGCGGAGAAGTCGGTGTGGCGAGCGGCCTTCTTTAATATGATCTTCCTGGGACTGGTGTCGGTGGTATACATGATAGGCGCTCCCGCTATGATGACCTTCTTTACCCAGGATGACGAAGTGCTCAGGTACGGCGCCCAATGCCTCCGCCTGGTGACCATTGCCTACATATTTTATGGCTACGGCATGGTAATCGCGCAGGCCTTTAACGGCGCAGGCGATACTCGCACGCCTACGGTGATCAACATATTCGGCTTCTGGTGTTTCCAGATACCGCTGGCGTATGTGCTGGCTGTACCGTTGGGCCTTGGCCCTGCGGGGGTGTTTATCGCCATATCGGCTGCGGAGTCGGCCATTGCGCTGGCGGGGATCATCATTTTCAGGAAAGGGCGCTGGAAGCAGGTAAAAGTGTAA
- a CDS encoding DUF2461 domain-containing protein, giving the protein MSAIKRKLILIMLSPSSLKFLKELQKNNNKPWFDEHKAQYQEAKADYESLVQQIIDGLSRQDEDIQGLQVKDCTFRIYKDVRFSKDKSPYKTNMGAAFAKGGKKSPYAGYYFHFEPGGKSFAAGGLWMPDAPILKKTRQEIDYNFAEFQDIISQKEFIRAFGKVDGDALKTVPQGYSADNPALAYLKLKSLTVSKSFTDEVCTQPALTREILKTFAVMHPFLAFLNRAFD; this is encoded by the coding sequence TTGTCAGCAATTAAGCGTAAACTGATACTCATTATGTTGAGCCCATCTTCTTTGAAGTTCCTGAAGGAGCTTCAGAAAAACAACAATAAGCCCTGGTTTGACGAGCACAAAGCACAATACCAGGAAGCAAAAGCGGATTACGAGAGCCTTGTTCAGCAGATTATAGACGGCCTTTCAAGACAGGATGAAGATATACAGGGATTACAGGTAAAGGATTGTACGTTCCGGATTTACAAAGACGTGCGTTTTTCGAAAGATAAGTCGCCCTACAAAACCAATATGGGGGCCGCCTTTGCGAAGGGAGGAAAAAAATCGCCTTATGCAGGCTACTACTTTCATTTTGAACCGGGAGGTAAAAGCTTTGCTGCAGGCGGACTATGGATGCCCGATGCGCCCATTCTGAAAAAAACGCGGCAGGAAATAGACTACAACTTTGCCGAGTTCCAGGATATTATCTCGCAGAAAGAATTTATTCGCGCGTTCGGAAAGGTAGACGGCGACGCACTCAAAACAGTGCCCCAGGGTTATAGCGCCGATAATCCGGCACTCGCCTATCTCAAATTGAAAAGTCTTACCGTAAGCAAGAGCTTTACAGATGAAGTGTGCACGCAACCTGCGTTAACGAGAGAGATACTCAAAACCTTTGCGGTGATGCATCCTTTCCTCGCATTCTTAAACAGAGCGTTCGATTAA
- the uvrB gene encoding excinuclease ABC subunit UvrB, with product MKFKLSSPYQPAGDQPEAIRRLTEGLTEGERFQTLLGVTGSGKTFTVANVVQNVQKPTLVLTHNKTLVAQLYGELKQFFPDNAVEYFVSYYDYYQPEAYMPVSDTYIEKDLAINEELDKLRLRATTSLLSGRRDIIVVASVSCIYGMGNPTEYANSIIRIHKGQTLARNTLLHGLVNSLYSRTTGDFNRGNFRVQGDTVDINLPYVDYGYRVTFFGDEIEEIESIDITNGKRIGTMENAAIFPANLYVASKDMMQQVLYEIQDELLAQVEYFKANGKLIEAQRLSDRVNYDIEMIRELGYCSGIENYSRFLDRRLPGTRPFCLLDYFPDDFLLVIDESHVTVPQISGMYGGDRSRKLTLVDFGFRLPSAMDNRPLNFYEFENLLNQVIFVSATPGDYELKQTEGVVVEQIVRPTGLLDPPIEIRPSVNQVDDLLEEIDKRILKGDRVLVTTLTKRMAEEMDKYLHRINIKSRYIHSEVDTLERVEILRDLRLGNIDVLVGVNLLREGLDLPEVSLVAILDADKEGFLRDERSLTQTAGRAARNVDGLVIFYADKMTDSMQRTIDETDRRREKQHAHNLANGITPRTVKKTVEQIMGQTSVLAIKSFDESSPYAVHDDASAASVVAEDGAAYNKDVVKTIPQMEKAIAKVRKDMEKAAKDLDFMEAARLRDQMFGMQQELEAMKQK from the coding sequence ATGAAATTTAAATTAAGTTCCCCTTATCAACCCGCCGGCGACCAGCCGGAAGCAATACGCAGACTTACCGAAGGATTAACCGAAGGTGAACGTTTCCAGACCTTATTGGGCGTGACCGGTTCTGGTAAAACATTTACCGTTGCCAACGTGGTGCAGAACGTGCAGAAGCCAACGTTGGTGCTCACGCATAATAAAACCCTGGTAGCACAGCTGTACGGGGAGCTGAAGCAGTTTTTCCCGGATAACGCGGTGGAGTACTTCGTATCTTATTACGACTACTATCAGCCAGAGGCGTATATGCCTGTGAGTGACACTTATATAGAAAAAGACCTCGCGATTAACGAAGAGCTGGATAAGTTGCGGTTACGTGCCACTACCAGTCTGCTCTCCGGCCGGCGCGATATTATCGTGGTGGCGAGTGTATCGTGTATCTACGGTATGGGTAACCCGACCGAGTACGCAAACAGCATCATCCGTATTCATAAAGGCCAAACGCTGGCGCGCAATACCCTGCTACACGGGCTGGTAAACTCGCTGTACAGTCGTACTACCGGCGATTTTAACCGTGGCAACTTCCGCGTGCAGGGCGATACGGTGGACATTAACCTGCCGTACGTAGACTATGGCTATCGTGTAACCTTTTTCGGAGATGAGATAGAGGAGATCGAAAGTATTGACATCACCAATGGTAAACGCATCGGCACGATGGAGAATGCCGCGATATTCCCGGCTAACCTGTATGTGGCGTCGAAGGATATGATGCAGCAGGTGCTGTACGAAATCCAGGACGAGCTGTTGGCCCAGGTAGAATACTTCAAGGCTAACGGCAAACTGATAGAGGCACAACGACTGAGCGATCGCGTGAACTATGATATAGAAATGATCCGCGAACTCGGGTACTGCAGCGGCATTGAGAACTACTCCCGTTTCCTGGACAGGCGCCTGCCAGGCACCCGCCCGTTCTGCCTGCTCGATTACTTCCCCGACGATTTCTTATTAGTGATAGATGAGAGCCACGTAACCGTGCCGCAGATCAGTGGTATGTATGGTGGCGACCGTTCCCGCAAACTGACCCTGGTGGACTTTGGCTTCAGGCTGCCGTCCGCCATGGATAACCGGCCGCTGAACTTCTACGAATTTGAGAACCTGCTGAACCAGGTGATCTTCGTAAGCGCAACGCCCGGCGATTACGAGCTGAAGCAAACGGAAGGTGTGGTGGTAGAACAGATCGTTCGTCCCACCGGGCTGCTCGATCCTCCCATTGAGATTCGCCCTAGCGTGAACCAGGTAGATGATCTGCTGGAGGAAATCGACAAGCGCATTCTCAAAGGCGATCGTGTGCTGGTAACGACCCTCACGAAACGTATGGCCGAGGAAATGGACAAGTACCTGCATCGCATCAATATAAAATCACGCTACATTCACTCCGAGGTGGACACGCTGGAGCGCGTAGAGATATTACGCGACCTGCGCCTGGGTAATATCGATGTATTGGTGGGCGTAAACCTTTTGAGGGAAGGTCTCGACCTACCCGAAGTGTCGCTGGTGGCGATTCTCGACGCCGATAAGGAAGGCTTTCTGAGGGACGAGCGCTCCCTGACCCAGACAGCAGGTCGTGCAGCCCGTAACGTAGATGGCCTGGTAATTTTCTATGCTGATAAGATGACCGACAGTATGCAACGTACGATCGACGAAACCGATCGTCGTAGAGAAAAGCAGCATGCGCACAACCTGGCGAACGGCATCACTCCGCGTACAGTGAAGAAAACCGTAGAACAGATCATGGGACAAACCTCTGTGCTGGCAATCAAGAGCTTCGACGAAAGTTCGCCTTATGCCGTGCATGACGACGCATCTGCCGCATCTGTGGTGGCCGAGGACGGAGCCGCGTACAATAAGGATGTGGTCAAAACCATCCCACAGATGGAGAAGGCTATCGCGAAGGTGCGTAAAGACATGGAAAAGGCGGCAAAAGACCTCGATTTCATGGAAGCTGCCCGCCTAAGAGACCAGATGTTCGGTATGCAGCAGGAATTGGAGGCGATGAAGCAAAAATGA
- a CDS encoding PfkB family carbohydrate kinase, with translation MSLTVVGTMAFDDIETPFGKSDRIIGGSATFIAWAASNFVKPINQVSVVGGDFPQTELDALKARGVALEGVQIKKDEKSFFWSGRYHMDMNTRDTLVTELNVLADFAPHIPDSYQSSEFLILGNLTPQVQLDVIKQMKQRPKLIVMDTMNFWMEVALDDLKKVLKEVDVLLINDSEARQLSGEFSLVKAAKKVLSMGPRYLIIKKGEHGALLFHENHVFFAPALPLEDVFDPTGAGDTFAGGFIGHLAKTRDISFENMKTAIIVGSAMASFCVESSAYSVSAKSRRKTLPAASNSSYSW, from the coding sequence ATGTCCCTCACGGTTGTAGGTACTATGGCGTTCGACGATATCGAAACGCCCTTCGGGAAATCAGACAGGATCATTGGCGGATCGGCTACGTTTATTGCCTGGGCCGCATCTAACTTCGTTAAACCCATTAACCAGGTTTCTGTAGTAGGTGGCGATTTTCCGCAAACCGAACTGGATGCGCTGAAAGCCCGCGGCGTAGCCCTCGAAGGCGTGCAGATCAAAAAGGACGAAAAGTCCTTCTTCTGGTCTGGCCGCTATCACATGGACATGAACACCCGTGATACGCTGGTGACTGAACTGAATGTGCTGGCCGATTTCGCGCCGCATATCCCCGACAGCTACCAGAGCAGCGAGTTCCTGATTCTCGGTAACCTTACCCCACAGGTGCAGCTCGACGTAATCAAACAAATGAAACAACGTCCGAAGCTGATCGTGATGGATACCATGAACTTTTGGATGGAAGTGGCACTGGACGATCTGAAGAAAGTATTGAAAGAGGTAGACGTGCTGTTGATCAACGACAGCGAAGCCCGTCAGCTGAGTGGCGAATTCTCCCTGGTGAAAGCCGCGAAGAAGGTACTTTCCATGGGCCCCCGCTACCTGATCATCAAAAAAGGTGAACACGGCGCGTTACTGTTCCACGAGAACCACGTTTTCTTCGCACCGGCCCTGCCGCTGGAAGACGTGTTTGACCCAACCGGCGCCGGCGATACATTTGCAGGCGGCTTTATCGGTCACCTCGCTAAAACCCGCGATATCTCTTTCGAGAATATGAAAACGGCCATCATTGTAGGTTCTGCTATGGCTTCTTTCTGTGTAGAAAGTTCGGCGTACAGCGTCTCCGCGAAATCACGCAGGAAGACATTGCCAGCCGCCTCGAACAGTTCGTACAGCTGGTGA
- a CDS encoding ammonium transporter, which produces MKKKSFQDYLPFILLAIVAVAGIFFDVPASFSDPEGKYNYGDIAWILVASSLVFLMTPGLSFFYGGMVNRKNVISTLMQSFIAAGIISVFWVVVGFSLAFGESQAGFIGSPSTFFFFKGVTSGAPWELAPTIPLLLFALFQMKFAIITPALVVGAVAERIRFTSYVLFMVLFSLLVYAPIAHWTWHPQGFLFKLGVLDFAGGTVVHISAGCAALVGALVLKRRKDHVEKKELTPANIPFVLLGTGLLWFGWFGFNAGSALGANALAASAFATTNTASAAAGLSWLFFDVIRGRKPSALGFCIGAVVGLVAITPAAGFVGIPQSIFIGFIAAIISNMVVHWKSKSTIDDTLDVFPCHGVGGIVGMLLTGLFATKAVNSAASDGWFYGNFDLFKNHVIGLAIVVSYSLAMSFLIFKIINLIHPLRVSEEEEINGLDASQHNEQYHPNNMKVGGNGQLKEEEMIAG; this is translated from the coding sequence ATGAAGAAAAAATCATTTCAGGATTATCTCCCATTTATTCTCCTGGCAATAGTTGCGGTTGCGGGGATCTTTTTCGATGTGCCGGCGAGTTTTTCCGATCCCGAGGGTAAATACAATTATGGTGATATCGCCTGGATTTTGGTGGCCTCTTCACTTGTATTTCTGATGACCCCGGGTTTGTCCTTCTTCTACGGAGGCATGGTAAACCGGAAAAACGTTATCTCTACCCTGATGCAAAGCTTTATTGCAGCCGGCATCATCAGCGTGTTCTGGGTAGTAGTAGGTTTCTCCCTCGCGTTTGGTGAATCTCAGGCGGGTTTCATCGGTTCACCCAGCACCTTCTTCTTCTTTAAAGGAGTAACCTCTGGCGCACCCTGGGAATTGGCACCCACCATTCCGTTGCTGTTGTTCGCACTTTTCCAGATGAAATTCGCGATCATTACCCCGGCCCTGGTGGTTGGTGCGGTAGCAGAAAGGATCCGTTTCACCTCTTATGTACTGTTTATGGTACTGTTCAGCCTCCTGGTATATGCGCCGATCGCACACTGGACATGGCATCCGCAGGGCTTCCTGTTTAAACTGGGTGTACTGGACTTTGCCGGTGGTACGGTAGTACACATTTCTGCTGGTTGCGCGGCCCTCGTAGGTGCGTTGGTGTTAAAGCGCCGTAAGGACCACGTAGAGAAAAAAGAACTCACGCCTGCAAATATTCCTTTCGTATTACTTGGTACCGGTTTGCTGTGGTTCGGTTGGTTCGGCTTCAATGCCGGTTCTGCCCTGGGTGCTAACGCCCTCGCTGCATCTGCCTTCGCTACTACTAACACTGCAAGTGCTGCCGCTGGTCTCTCCTGGTTGTTCTTCGATGTGATCCGTGGCCGTAAGCCTTCGGCACTCGGCTTCTGTATCGGTGCAGTAGTTGGTCTGGTGGCCATCACACCTGCAGCTGGTTTCGTAGGTATACCACAATCTATCTTTATCGGTTTCATCGCAGCCATCATCTCTAATATGGTAGTGCATTGGAAATCAAAATCCACTATCGACGATACCCTGGACGTATTCCCTTGCCATGGTGTAGGCGGTATTGTGGGTATGCTGCTCACCGGTTTGTTCGCTACCAAAGCGGTAAACAGTGCGGCGAGCGACGGTTGGTTCTACGGTAACTTTGACCTGTTCAAAAATCACGTAATCGGTTTGGCGATCGTAGTTTCTTACAGCCTGGCCATGTCTTTCCTGATCTTCAAGATCATCAACCTCATCCACCCACTGCGTGTTTCTGAGGAAGAAGAGATTAATGGTCTGGACGCTTCTCAGCACAACGAGCAATACCATCCCAACAACATGAAAGTGGGCGGTAATGGTCAGCTGAAAGAAGAAGAAATGATTGCCGGATAA